The following are encoded in a window of Mycobacterium decipiens genomic DNA:
- a CDS encoding helix-turn-helix domain-containing protein, with protein sequence MARMFAGAAVREWRTRRRLSQLALAHQVGVSPRHISFVETGRANASRNLLLGIGESLDLPLSARNRLLLAGGYAPAFSEHTLDAERMRPVKAAVDAVLSGHAPYPAIVTDACWNLVAANVGCHVLVEGVDPTLVSRPINVMRLCLHPRGLAPRLLNHAEVHSAILRRIRRHVEATAAPDICRLYEELSGYPAPREHATQQPTQLYVPFRLATLDGVELRFVNTIATFGSPLDICVESLAMESFYPADSSTAEHLRGLDNGRRLRAIADQYPQLLGFISGQ encoded by the coding sequence ATGGCCAGAATGTTTGCGGGAGCAGCCGTGCGGGAGTGGCGCACTCGTCGGCGGTTGAGCCAACTGGCACTGGCGCACCAGGTCGGAGTCTCGCCGCGCCATATCAGTTTCGTGGAGACCGGTCGCGCGAACGCCAGCCGGAACCTGCTGCTCGGGATCGGTGAGTCGCTCGACCTGCCGCTTAGCGCGCGTAACCGACTGCTGCTCGCCGGTGGCTACGCGCCCGCCTTTAGCGAACACACCCTGGACGCCGAGCGGATGAGGCCGGTGAAGGCCGCCGTCGACGCCGTGCTCTCCGGGCACGCCCCCTATCCGGCCATCGTCACCGACGCCTGCTGGAATCTGGTCGCTGCCAACGTTGGTTGCCACGTCCTGGTCGAGGGGGTCGACCCAACACTGGTGTCCAGGCCGATCAACGTGATGAGGTTGTGCCTGCACCCAAGGGGATTGGCGCCACGGCTGCTCAACCATGCCGAAGTGCACTCGGCGATCCTGCGCCGGATCCGGCGGCATGTCGAAGCCACCGCGGCACCCGATATTTGCCGGCTCTACGAGGAGTTGTCGGGATATCCCGCACCCCGGGAGCATGCAACCCAGCAACCAACCCAGCTGTATGTACCGTTCCGATTGGCCACCCTCGACGGGGTCGAACTGCGGTTCGTCAACACCATCGCGACGTTCGGCAGCCCGCTGGACATCTGTGTGGAGAGCCTGGCCATGGAGTCCTTTTATCCGGCCGACAGCTCCACCGCTGAGCACCTGCGCGGTCTCGACAACGGTCGGCGGCTGCGCGCCATTGCCGACCAATATCCGCAATTGCTCGGCTTCATCAGCGGTCAATAG
- the glp gene encoding gephyrin-like molybdotransferase Glp, which yields MRSVGEHQRVVAEMIRAGRPVTVSLTQTQGLVLGDDVVAPLSLPVFDNSAMDGYAVRAEDTSGATPEHPVVLPVAEDIPAGRTDELTLRPATAHRIMTGAPVPAGATAIVPVEATDGGVDSVAIRQHATPGKHIRRSGEDVTTGTTVLRKGQIVTPPVLGLAAALGLAELSVLPRQRVLVISTGSELVSPGTPLQPGQIYESNSIMLAAAVRDAGAAVVATPTAGDDVAQFGAILDRYAADADLIITSGGVSAGAYEVVKDAFGRSGYRGGDHGVEFVKVAMQPGMPQGVGRVAGTPIVTLPGNPVSALVSFEVFIRPPLRMAMGLPDPYRPHRAAVLTETLTSPRGKRQFRRAVLDTHAGEIGRVTSYGPPASHHLRWLASANGLLDIPEDVVEVAAGTQLQVWDLS from the coding sequence GTGCGGTCAGTCGGGGAGCATCAGCGGGTCGTAGCGGAGATGATCCGGGCCGGTCGCCCGGTCACGGTTTCACTGACCCAGACCCAAGGTCTGGTCCTGGGCGATGACGTGGTCGCGCCGCTGTCGCTGCCGGTTTTCGATAACTCCGCAATGGATGGTTACGCGGTGCGCGCCGAGGACACGTCGGGCGCGACACCGGAACACCCGGTGGTGTTGCCGGTCGCCGAGGACATTCCCGCCGGGCGCACCGACGAGTTGACACTGCGACCGGCGACCGCACACCGGATCATGACCGGTGCGCCGGTGCCGGCCGGTGCGACCGCCATCGTGCCGGTCGAAGCCACCGACGGCGGAGTGGATTCGGTGGCGATCCGCCAACATGCCACCCCCGGCAAGCACATCCGACGGTCGGGCGAGGACGTCACCACCGGTACCACCGTGCTCCGCAAAGGACAGATCGTGACGCCGCCGGTGCTCGGTCTGGCCGCGGCGCTGGGCCTGGCCGAGCTGTCGGTGCTCCCCCGCCAGCGGGTGCTGGTGATCTCCACCGGGTCGGAGCTAGTGTCGCCGGGCACCCCGCTGCAACCGGGCCAGATCTACGAGTCCAACTCGATCATGCTGGCCGCCGCCGTCCGCGACGCCGGCGCCGCCGTGGTCGCCACCCCGACCGCCGGCGACGACGTCGCGCAGTTCGGCGCGATCCTGGACCGGTACGCGGCCGACGCCGACCTGATCATCACCAGCGGCGGCGTCAGCGCCGGAGCCTACGAGGTGGTCAAAGACGCGTTCGGGCGCTCTGGCTACCGGGGCGGCGACCACGGCGTGGAATTCGTCAAAGTGGCGATGCAGCCCGGAATGCCACAGGGCGTCGGGCGGGTGGCGGGGACACCGATCGTCACCCTGCCCGGCAACCCGGTCAGCGCGTTGGTGTCCTTCGAGGTGTTCATCCGTCCCCCGCTGCGCATGGCCATGGGCCTGCCGGATCCCTATCGGCCGCACCGGGCCGCGGTGCTCACCGAAACGCTTACCTCGCCGCGGGGCAAACGGCAGTTCCGGCGCGCGGTACTAGACACCCACGCCGGCGAGATCGGTCGGGTCACCAGCTACGGCCCACCGGCGTCGCACCATTTGCGCTGGTTGGCCTCGGCCAACGGGCTGCTAGACATCCCGGAGGACGTCGTGGAGGTGGCCGCCGGAACCCAGCTGCAGGTCTGGGATTTGAGCTAA
- a CDS encoding AAA family ATPase, whose translation MTDPGSNPGAAPSLPLTARLNTSAVDSRRGVVRLHPNAVAALGIREWDAVSLTGSRTTAAVAGLATADTPVGTVLLDDVTLSNAGLREGTEVIVSAVTVYGARSVTLSGSTLTTQSVPSVTLRQALLGKVMTVGDAVSLLPRDLGPGTSTSAASRALAAAVGISWTSELLTVTSVDPEGPVSVQPNSLVTWGTGVGAAAGTSAAQQVSISSPQIQVEDLKGAQPQAAKLTEWLKLALDEPHLLKTLGATTNLGVLVSGPAGVGKVTLVRAVCDGRRLVKLDGPEIGALAADDRLSVVASAVQTVRHEGGVLLITDVDALLPATAEPVAALILAELRTAVDTDGVALIATSARPDQLDARLRSPELCDREIGLPLPDAATRKSLLETLLKPVPTRDLDLDEIAGRTPGFVVADLAALVREAALRAASRASADGQPPTLQQDDLLGALTVIRPLSRSASEEVTVGSVTLDDVGDMAAAKQALTEAVLWPLQHPDTFARLGVDPPRGVLLYGPPGCGKTFVVRALASTGQLSVHAVKGSELMDKWVGSSEKAVRELFRRARDSAPSLVFLDELDALAPRRGQSFDSGVSDRVVAALLTELDGIDPLRDVVVLGATNRPDLIDPALLRPGRLERLVFVEPPDAAARREILRTAGKSIPLSPDVDLDEVAAGLDGYSAADCVALLREAALTAMRRSIDAADVTAADLAAAGETVRPSLDPLQVESLRAFGANVR comes from the coding sequence GTGACTGACCCCGGCTCCAATCCCGGGGCGGCTCCTTCGCTACCGCTCACTGCCCGACTGAACACATCAGCCGTCGACTCACGTCGTGGCGTCGTTCGGTTGCACCCCAATGCCGTTGCCGCCCTTGGCATCCGCGAGTGGGACGCGGTGTCGCTGACCGGCTCGCGGACGACCGCGGCGGTGGCCGGCCTGGCGACGGCGGATACTCCCGTCGGGACGGTGTTGCTCGACGACGTCACACTGTCCAATGCGGGTCTGCGCGAAGGCACCGAGGTGATCGTCAGCGCGGTCACCGTCTACGGAGCGCGATCGGTGACGCTGAGCGGCTCGACGCTGACCACCCAGTCGGTTCCATCGGTCACCCTGCGGCAGGCCTTGCTCGGCAAGGTGATGACCGTCGGCGACGCGGTATCGCTGCTGCCCCGCGATTTGGGCCCCGGCACGTCCACCTCCGCCGCCAGCCGGGCGTTGGCCGCCGCGGTCGGGATCAGCTGGACATCGGAGCTGCTGACCGTGACTAGCGTCGACCCCGAGGGACCGGTCAGTGTGCAGCCCAACTCACTGGTCACCTGGGGCACCGGTGTCGGGGCCGCCGCGGGGACGTCGGCGGCCCAGCAGGTGAGCATCTCGAGTCCGCAGATCCAGGTCGAGGACCTCAAGGGCGCCCAGCCGCAGGCCGCCAAGCTCACCGAATGGCTCAAGCTTGCCCTCGATGAGCCGCACCTCCTGAAGACCCTGGGCGCTACCACCAATCTGGGGGTGCTGGTGTCGGGTCCGGCCGGCGTGGGCAAGGTGACGCTGGTGCGCGCGGTGTGCGACGGCCGCAGGCTAGTGAAACTGGACGGTCCGGAGATCGGAGCACTGGCCGCCGATGACCGGCTCAGCGTCGTGGCCTCGGCGGTGCAGACAGTTCGCCACGAGGGCGGCGTGTTGCTGATCACCGACGTCGATGCCCTGCTGCCGGCCACCGCCGAGCCGGTGGCCGCCCTGATCCTGGCCGAGCTGCGTACCGCGGTGGACACCGACGGCGTGGCGTTGATCGCCACCTCCGCGCGACCCGATCAGCTTGACGCCCGGCTGCGCTCCCCCGAATTGTGCGACCGGGAGATCGGCCTACCGCTGCCCGACGCTGCCACCCGCAAGTCGCTACTGGAGACGCTGCTGAAGCCGGTTCCCACCAGAGACCTCGATCTCGACGAGATCGCCGGCCGCACACCGGGTTTCGTCGTCGCCGACCTGGCGGCGCTGGTGCGAGAGGCGGCGCTGCGGGCAGCGTCTCGAGCCAGCGCGGACGGCCAGCCACCGACGCTGCAGCAGGACGATCTGCTGGGGGCGTTGACCGTGATCCGGCCGCTGTCCCGCTCGGCCAGCGAGGAGGTCACCGTGGGCAGCGTGACACTCGACGATGTCGGTGACATGGCCGCGGCCAAACAAGCACTGACCGAGGCGGTGCTGTGGCCGCTGCAGCATCCCGACACCTTCGCCCGGTTGGGCGTCGACCCACCGCGCGGGGTGTTGTTGTACGGCCCGCCCGGCTGCGGCAAGACCTTTGTGGTCCGCGCGCTGGCCAGCACCGGACAGCTGAGCGTGCATGCCGTCAAAGGGTCCGAGCTGATGGACAAGTGGGTGGGCTCCTCGGAGAAGGCGGTCCGCGAGTTGTTCCGGCGGGCCCGCGACTCCGCACCGTCACTGGTGTTCCTCGATGAGCTGGACGCTCTAGCGCCGCGGCGCGGGCAGAGCTTCGACTCGGGGGTTTCCGATCGGGTGGTGGCCGCACTGCTGACCGAGCTCGACGGCATCGACCCGCTACGCGATGTCGTCGTGCTGGGCGCGACCAACCGACCCGATCTGATCGACCCGGCGCTGCTGCGCCCGGGGCGGCTGGAACGGCTGGTGTTCGTCGAGCCGCCCGACGCCGCCGCGCGCCGCGAAATACTGCGCACCGCGGGCAAGTCGATCCCGCTGAGCCCCGATGTCGACCTGGACGAGGTGGCGGCCGGACTCGATGGCTATAGCGCCGCCGACTGTGTGGCGCTGCTGCGCGAAGCCGCACTTACCGCGATGCGGCGTTCCATCGATGCCGCCGACGTCACCGCCGCCGACCTGGCGGCCGCTGGTGAAACCGTGCGCCCCTCGCTGGATCCGCTCCAGGTGGAGTCGCTACGCGCGTTTGGAGCCAACGTCAGGTGA
- a CDS encoding phosphatidylserine decarboxylase yields the protein MARRPRQSVQEGPAHLLALVRSAVPPLHPAGRPFISAALAVASAGVLGQAATGRDWRWLRRTGLLAAAACAGFFRHPPRVPPTRPGAIVAPADGVICAIDAAAPPAELGMGDAPLPRVSIFLSILDAHVQRAPVSGEVIAVQHRPGRFGSADLASASDDNERTSVRIRTSSGAEVVAVQIAGLVARRIVCDTHVGDKLSVGDTYGLIRFGSRLDTYLPPGADPIVKVGQRAVAGETVLAECP from the coding sequence GTGGCACGACGCCCCCGCCAGTCCGTTCAGGAAGGCCCTGCGCACCTGCTCGCGTTGGTGCGGTCGGCCGTTCCGCCCCTGCACCCGGCCGGGCGGCCGTTCATCTCCGCTGCCCTGGCCGTCGCCTCAGCCGGGGTATTGGGCCAGGCAGCAACCGGGCGCGACTGGCGGTGGCTACGCCGGACGGGCCTGCTGGCAGCGGCAGCCTGCGCGGGATTCTTTCGCCACCCCCCGCGGGTGCCGCCCACCCGGCCCGGCGCCATCGTCGCCCCCGCCGACGGCGTGATCTGCGCGATCGACGCCGCGGCCCCGCCCGCCGAACTCGGCATGGGCGACGCGCCGCTGCCGCGAGTCAGCATCTTCCTGTCGATATTGGACGCCCACGTGCAGCGAGCCCCGGTGAGCGGCGAGGTGATCGCCGTACAACACCGGCCCGGCCGATTCGGGTCAGCCGATCTAGCCTCAGCCAGCGACGACAACGAGCGCACCAGTGTAAGGATCCGCACGAGCAGCGGCGCCGAGGTCGTCGCCGTGCAGATCGCCGGGCTGGTGGCGCGCCGCATCGTGTGCGACACACACGTCGGAGACAAGCTGTCCGTCGGTGACACCTACGGCCTGATCAGGTTCGGCTCCCGGTTGGATACCTACCTGCCACCGGGCGCGGACCCGATCGTCAAGGTCGGCCAGCGCGCGGTTGCCGGCGAGACCGTGCTGGCCGAATGTCCATGA
- a CDS encoding DUF3263 domain-containing protein, giving the protein MDSAMARAIQSGDDSEIADGLTRREHDILAFERQWWKFAGVKEEAIKELFSMSATRYYQVLNALVDRPEALAADPMLVKRLRRLRASRQKARAARRLGFEVT; this is encoded by the coding sequence ATGGACAGCGCCATGGCGCGGGCAATTCAATCGGGGGACGACTCTGAGATCGCCGATGGGCTCACCCGTCGCGAGCACGACATCCTGGCGTTCGAACGTCAGTGGTGGAAGTTTGCCGGTGTCAAGGAAGAAGCCATCAAAGAGCTGTTCTCGATGTCGGCGACGCGTTACTACCAAGTGCTCAATGCGCTGGTCGATCGGCCCGAGGCGCTGGCCGCCGACCCGATGCTGGTGAAGCGGTTGCGACGGTTGCGCGCCAGTCGGCAGAAGGCGCGCGCTGCGCGACGCCTTGGCTTCGAGGTGACCTGA
- the pssA gene encoding CDP-diacylglycerol--serine O-phosphatidyltransferase — MIRKPRGRRPVNLQILPSAMTVLSICAGLTSIKFALENQPRAAMALIAAAAILDGLDGRVARILDAQSRMGAEIDSLADAVNFGVTPALVLYVSMLSTWPVGWVVVLLYAVCVVLRLARFNALQDDGTQPGYAHEFFVGMPAPAGAISMIGLLALKMQFGEGWWTSVWFLSFWVTGTSILMVSGIPMKKMHAVSVPPNYAAALLAVLAICAAAAVLAPYLLIWVIIIAYVCHIPFAVRSQRWLARHPEVWDDKPKQRRALRRANRRAHPYRRSMARLGLRKPGRRL, encoded by the coding sequence ATGATCCGCAAGCCCCGCGGCAGGCGACCGGTAAACCTGCAGATTCTGCCCAGCGCGATGACAGTGCTGTCCATTTGCGCGGGACTGACCTCGATCAAGTTCGCGCTGGAGAACCAGCCGAGGGCTGCGATGGCGCTGATCGCCGCAGCGGCCATCCTCGACGGGCTGGACGGCCGAGTGGCCCGCATTCTGGACGCCCAGTCGCGGATGGGCGCGGAAATCGACTCGCTGGCCGACGCGGTGAACTTCGGCGTGACGCCGGCGTTGGTGCTTTACGTGTCCATGTTGTCGACGTGGCCAGTCGGTTGGGTGGTGGTGCTGCTTTACGCGGTGTGCGTGGTGTTACGGCTGGCGCGGTTCAACGCGCTGCAGGATGACGGAACCCAGCCCGGCTACGCGCATGAATTCTTCGTCGGGATGCCCGCGCCGGCCGGCGCGATTTCCATGATCGGTCTGTTGGCCCTAAAAATGCAGTTCGGCGAAGGCTGGTGGACCTCGGTGTGGTTCCTCAGCTTTTGGGTGACGGGCACGTCGATACTCATGGTCAGCGGGATCCCGATGAAAAAGATGCACGCCGTATCGGTGCCGCCCAACTACGCGGCCGCGCTGCTGGCGGTGCTGGCGATTTGCGCGGCGGCGGCGGTCCTGGCCCCCTACCTGTTGATCTGGGTGATCATTATCGCCTACGTATGCCATATCCCGTTCGCGGTGCGCAGCCAACGCTGGCTTGCCCGACACCCGGAAGTATGGGACGACAAACCCAAGCAACGACGAGCCCTACGGCGCGCGAACCGCCGGGCGCATCCCTACCGGCGGTCGATGGCGCGGCTGGGGCTGCGCAAGCCAGGTCGACGGTTGTGA
- the sodC gene encoding superoxide dismutase[Cu-Zn] yields the protein MPKPADHRNVAAVSMSTLSALFLAACGTLLSACSSPQHASTVPGTTPSIWTGSPAPAGLSGNEEESSAAQSLAATLKAPDGTKVATAKFEFANGYATVTIATTGVGQLAPGFHGVHIHKVGKCEPNSVAPTGGAPGNFLSAGGHYHVPGHTGTPASGDLASLQVRGDGSGMLVTTTDAFTMDDLLTGEKTAIIIHAGADNFANIPPERYVQLNGTPGPDETTMTTGDAGKRVACGVIGSG from the coding sequence ATGCCAAAGCCCGCCGATCACCGCAATGTCGCAGCCGTCAGCATGTCCACACTGTCTGCCTTGTTTCTGGCCGCCTGTGGGACGCTGCTGAGTGCGTGCTCGTCGCCGCAACACGCGTCGACGGTTCCGGGTACTACGCCGTCGATCTGGACCGGATCGCCTGCGCCGGCTGGACTCTCGGGCAACGAGGAGGAGTCGTCCGCCGCGCAGAGTTTGGCCGCTACCCTGAAGGCACCCGACGGCACGAAGGTGGCGACGGCCAAGTTCGAGTTCGCCAATGGTTACGCCACCGTGACGATCGCGACGACCGGAGTCGGTCAGCTCGCGCCCGGCTTCCATGGGGTGCACATCCACAAGGTCGGCAAGTGTGAGCCCAACTCGGTTGCCCCCACCGGTGGCGCGCCGGGCAACTTTCTGTCCGCCGGCGGCCACTACCACGTGCCCGGGCACACGGGCACTCCCGCCAGTGGCGACCTGGCCTCACTGCAGGTACGGGGTGACGGTTCTGGGATGCTGGTGACCACCACGGACGCCTTCACCATGGACGACCTGTTGACCGGCGAGAAAACCGCGATCATCATTCACGCCGGCGCCGACAACTTCGCCAACATTCCACCGGAACGTTACGTCCAGCTCAACGGAACGCCGGGTCCCGACGAGACGACGATGACCACCGGCGACGCCGGCAAGCGGGTGGCGTGCGGTGTCATCGGTTCCGGCTAG
- a CDS encoding LytR C-terminal domain-containing protein — protein MNERVPDSSGLPLRAMVMVLLFLGVIFLLLGWQALGSSGKSDDDSSPVSTMTTSATAPTSTSAKPAVTRAEVRVYNISGTEGAAARTADQLKAAGFTITDVGNLTLPDVSMTTVYYSDAEGERATADEVGQKLGAAVERRIPELSDQPPGVIVVVTG, from the coding sequence ATGAATGAGCGCGTACCCGACTCTTCGGGGCTTCCCCTGCGGGCGATGGTGATGGTGCTGTTGTTCCTCGGCGTCATCTTCCTGCTGCTCGGCTGGCAGGCACTGGGTTCGTCCGGGAAATCCGATGACGACTCGTCACCGGTTTCCACCATGACCACCAGCGCGACGGCGCCGACTTCGACCAGCGCCAAGCCCGCGGTGACCCGGGCCGAGGTGCGCGTATACAACATCTCCGGCACCGAAGGCGCCGCCGCGCGGACTGCAGATCAGCTCAAGGCGGCCGGTTTCACGATCACCGATGTCGGGAATCTCACGTTGCCCGACGTCTCGATGACAACGGTGTACTACTCCGACGCCGAAGGTGAGCGGGCAACCGCGGACGAGGTGGGCCAAAAGCTGGGAGCAGCGGTAGAGCGGCGAATTCCAGAGCTCTCCGACCAGCCGCCCGGAGTCATCGTCGTAGTGACCGGCTGA
- a CDS encoding glutamate--cysteine ligase: MSSVPASSAGGRSAARIDFAGSPRPTIGVEWEFALVDAQTRDLSNEATAVIAEIGENPRVHKELLRNTVEIVSGICECAAEAMEDLRETLGPARRIVRDRGMELFCAGTHPFARWSAQKLTDAPRYAELIKRTQWWGRQMLIWGVHVHVGIRSAHKVMPIMTSLLNYYPHLLALSASSPWWGGEDTGYASNRAMMFQQLPTAGLPFHFQRWAEFEGFVYDQKKTGIIDHMNEIRWDIRPSPHLGTLEVRICDGVPNLRELGALVALTHCLIVDLDRRLDAGDTLPTMPPWHVQENKWRAARYGLDAVIILDAEGNERLVTDDLDDVLTRLEPVAKSLNCVDELAAVSDIYRDGASYQRQRRMAEEHDGDLRAVVDALIAELEI, encoded by the coding sequence GTGTCATCGGTTCCGGCTAGCTCGGCTGGTGGCAGGTCGGCTGCCCGAATCGATTTCGCTGGTTCGCCCCGTCCGACCATTGGCGTGGAGTGGGAGTTCGCGCTCGTCGACGCGCAGACCCGCGACCTGAGCAATGAAGCCACCGCGGTCATCGCCGAGATTGGTGAAAACCCGCGGGTACACAAGGAGTTGCTGCGCAACACCGTGGAGATCGTTAGTGGCATATGTGAATGTGCCGCCGAGGCGATGGAGGATCTGCGCGAAACCTTGGGCCCGGCCCGGCGGATCGTTCGCGACCGCGGGATGGAGCTGTTCTGTGCGGGCACCCACCCGTTCGCACGGTGGTCGGCCCAGAAGCTCACCGACGCACCGCGTTACGCCGAGCTGATCAAGCGCACCCAGTGGTGGGGCCGGCAGATGCTGATCTGGGGTGTGCACGTGCATGTCGGGATTCGCTCGGCGCACAAAGTGATGCCGATCATGACGTCGCTGCTCAACTACTACCCGCATCTGTTGGCGCTGTCGGCCTCATCACCCTGGTGGGGCGGCGAAGACACCGGGTATGCCAGCAACCGGGCGATGATGTTCCAGCAGTTGCCCACCGCCGGGCTGCCGTTTCATTTTCAGAGGTGGGCGGAATTCGAAGGTTTCGTCTACGACCAGAAGAAGACCGGCATCATCGACCATATGAACGAAATCCGTTGGGATATAAGGCCGTCACCGCATCTGGGAACTCTGGAGGTACGGATCTGCGATGGCGTGCCCAACCTGCGGGAGCTCGGCGCGCTGGTCGCGTTGACACATTGCCTGATCGTCGACCTGGACCGCCGCTTGGACGCCGGTGACACGCTACCGACCATGCCTCCCTGGCATGTCCAGGAGAACAAGTGGCGTGCCGCCCGCTACGGCCTGGACGCGGTGATCATCTTGGACGCCGAAGGTAACGAACGGCTGGTTACCGATGATCTCGACGATGTGCTGACCCGGCTGGAGCCCGTCGCGAAATCGCTGAACTGTGTCGACGAACTTGCCGCGGTCTCCGATATTTACCGCGACGGTGCGTCCTACCAGCGGCAGCGGCGAATGGCCGAGGAACATGACGGCGACTTGCGTGCGGTCGTTGACGCGCTGATTGCCGAGCTGGAGATTTAG
- a CDS encoding peptide deformylase, with the protein MAVLPIRIVGDPVLHTATTPVPVAADGSLPANLAELIATMYATMDAANGVGLAANQIGYGMRLFVYDCVEDRGSAARRRGVVINPVLETSEIPETMPDPDTDDEGCLSVPGESFPTGRAKWARVTGLDADGSSVAIEGTGLFARMLQHETGHLDGLLYLDHLIGRHARSAKRAVKSHGWGVPGLSWLPGAGPDPFGH; encoded by the coding sequence ATGGCAGTCCTACCCATCCGCATCGTTGGCGATCCCGTCTTGCACACCGCGACGACCCCGGTGCCGGTCGCCGCCGACGGTTCACTACCGGCGAATCTCGCCGAGTTGATCGCCACCATGTACGCCACCATGGACGCCGCTAACGGGGTCGGCCTCGCCGCCAATCAGATCGGGTACGGAATGCGGCTCTTCGTCTACGACTGTGTCGAGGACCGCGGATCGGCCGCTCGCCGCCGCGGTGTGGTCATCAATCCGGTACTGGAGACCTCCGAGATCCCCGAGACCATGCCCGACCCGGACACCGACGACGAGGGTTGCCTGTCGGTCCCCGGCGAGTCATTTCCCACCGGGCGTGCCAAATGGGCACGGGTCACCGGACTCGATGCCGATGGCAGTTCGGTCGCTATCGAGGGCACCGGCCTGTTCGCGCGGATGCTGCAGCACGAGACCGGGCACCTGGATGGACTTCTGTACCTGGATCACCTGATCGGCCGGCACGCGCGCAGCGCCAAACGGGCCGTCAAGTCACACGGCTGGGGCGTTCCCGGATTGTCGTGGTTGCCCGGCGCGGGTCCCGACCCGTTCGGTCACTGA
- a CDS encoding LON peptidase substrate-binding domain-containing protein, which produces MAEFATVELAMFPLESAPLPGEDLPLRVFEPRYAALVRDCMDTADPRFGVVLISRGREVGGGDTRCEVGTLARITECVDAGSDRYVLRCRVGDRIRVCDWLADDPYPRAKVRFWPDEPGNPLTAAQLLEVEDRVMALFERVAAARGVRLPGRDVVLGYPVADPADAGQRLYALACRVPIGPADRYAVLTAPSAADRLVFLGEALDSVAAMVEFELST; this is translated from the coding sequence ATGGCCGAGTTCGCGACGGTTGAGCTGGCGATGTTCCCGCTCGAGTCGGCGCCGCTGCCCGGCGAAGATCTGCCGTTGCGCGTCTTCGAGCCCCGCTACGCCGCACTGGTCCGAGACTGCATGGACACCGCGGATCCTCGCTTCGGTGTTGTCCTGATCTCGCGCGGCCGCGAGGTCGGCGGCGGCGACACGCGGTGTGAAGTCGGGACGCTAGCCAGGATCACCGAATGCGTGGATGCCGGTTCGGATCGCTATGTGCTGCGCTGCCGGGTGGGCGACCGGATCCGGGTGTGCGACTGGCTGGCCGACGATCCGTACCCGCGGGCGAAGGTACGGTTTTGGCCCGACGAGCCGGGGAATCCCCTCACCGCTGCCCAGTTGCTGGAAGTCGAAGACCGGGTCATGGCGTTGTTCGAGCGGGTCGCTGCCGCCCGGGGGGTTCGGCTGCCGGGCCGCGACGTGGTCTTGGGCTACCCGGTCGCGGACCCAGCTGACGCCGGGCAGCGTCTGTACGCGTTGGCATGTCGAGTCCCGATCGGCCCGGCCGACCGGTACGCCGTGCTGACGGCGCCGTCGGCGGCCGATCGGTTGGTCTTTTTGGGTGAGGCCCTGGACTCGGTGGCCGCGATGGTGGAGTTCGAGTTGTCGACGTAG